The following are from one region of the Desulfobacterales bacterium genome:
- a CDS encoding CoB--CoM heterodisulfide reductase iron-sulfur subunit B family protein, whose translation MDIAYYPGCTLHQSSNLYDIQTKKILAKLNIFLREIKDWSCCGATSAGKTDSFLQTALPARNIGIAESFGFREMVVPCTGCYSNLITAQKKIKKDISLKDEINSAIPTKIEGNIKIYSILELLTKFLDAGDITKAITKKIQSIKAACYYGCLTRFSEDIPFFDDVENPQSMEKILDSIGAHHLDWNYKTFCCGASAAINDNETALNLMAKIFKDALSKGANCIVTSCPMCQLNLDAHQDKFCKNHNINERLPIFFITELLGVCMGFTPEELNADRHIIDGTSLIKELN comes from the coding sequence ATGGATATTGCCTATTACCCTGGCTGTACCCTTCATCAGTCATCAAATTTATACGATATTCAAACAAAAAAAATACTTGCTAAACTAAATATTTTTCTTAGGGAAATTAAGGACTGGTCTTGCTGCGGAGCAACATCCGCTGGAAAAACAGACTCGTTTCTTCAAACAGCTCTCCCTGCTCGAAATATAGGGATAGCCGAATCATTCGGCTTTAGAGAAATGGTTGTTCCATGCACCGGCTGCTATTCCAATCTAATTACAGCCCAAAAAAAAATTAAAAAAGATATATCTCTAAAAGATGAAATAAATTCAGCAATTCCTACAAAAATTGAAGGCAACATAAAAATTTATTCGATTCTTGAGCTGCTCACAAAATTCCTTGATGCAGGTGATATTACAAAAGCTATAACGAAAAAAATTCAATCTATTAAGGCCGCATGTTATTATGGCTGCTTAACAAGATTTTCTGAAGATATTCCATTTTTCGATGATGTTGAAAATCCCCAAAGCATGGAAAAAATTCTCGATTCGATCGGAGCGCATCATCTTGATTGGAATTACAAAACATTCTGTTGTGGAGCTTCAGCAGCAATAAATGATAATGAAACAGCTTTAAACCTCATGGCGAAAATATTTAAAGATGCTTTATCAAAAGGAGCTAACTGCATTGTTACATCTTGTCCAATGTGTCAGCTCAATCTTGACGCTCACCAAGATAAATTTTGTAAAAATCATAATATAAATGAGCGTCTTCCGATTTTTTTTATAACTGAGCTTTTAGGTGTATGTATGGGGTTTACGCCTGAAGAATTAAATGCAGACAGACATATAATTGATGGAACAAGCTTAATAAAGGAGCTAAACTAA
- a CDS encoding CoB--CoM heterodisulfide reductase iron-sulfur subunit A family protein yields MTDNNGIKKHGSVLIVGGGIGGMQAALDLAESGFKVHIVQKDSCIGGTMAMLDKTFPTGDCAMCMISPKMVEVGRHLNIVLHTLSEVTSIKGDAGDFSVKIKQQARYVDAEKCTGCGLCDKKCPKLVSSEFEQGLANRKAIYSVLPQAVPNTRVIDSQNCLFFQRGRCKACEKLCPSKAINFNDSEKKFELKVGSIILSPGLSRYNPILKQELGFGRFKNVVSSVQFERILSASGPFMGKIIRPTDERHPKKIAWIQCVGSRDFHKANPWCSSVCCMYATKQAVIAKEHDKNINPTIFYMEMRAFGKDFDKYVDRAKNEYGVLYKRAMISSVHEEAGTNNLILRYSNEEGKLLDESFDMVVLSIGFEPHKDALDFAETFKIEPNEYRFAKTSGLAPVQTSQNGIFVTGIYQGPKDIPETVMQGSAVAGSVMAILSEVRGTEISEKIVPQEKDVTDEDARIGVFVCHCGINISQTVDVHKVVNEIKDLPNVIHAENMMYACAQDGQDKIKSLIEEKKLNRVVVASCTPRTHQPLFQETIREAGLNKYLFELADIREQCSWCHMGQNEVATKKASDIVKMNISKARLLSPIKTESVNVTPSALVIGGGISGIISSLNLSDQGFIVHIVEKEKSLGGLVNKLFRTLDKSDIQNFVKQKIAEIEQSPRITVHLGTEVDKTEGFVGNFKTILTDKTTFEHGAIIIASGGTEYIPTEFNFGQNDRIITQRELEKRLEQSHPSSGNELYAMIQCVGSREEPNNYCSRICCQDAIKNAIAIREKFPKSKVVIFYRDIRTYGLREDYYRKARELGVIFIRYEKDKKPEIKLSGNKIGIVSHDYILNRPVEFKADYLVLSTGLRPHPYAPKLSKMYKITLNPDGFFLEAHVKLRPVDFPSEGIFVAGLAHAPKNLDETISQALAAAGRAGVLLSHTKLGVSGIISKHNRDICMSCLSCIRHCPFGAPYIDEDGKISHNEVKCTGCGICAGICPAKAFQVNSFRDDQILSMIDTLAENIC; encoded by the coding sequence ATGACAGATAATAATGGCATAAAAAAACATGGCTCTGTTCTCATCGTAGGGGGAGGCATAGGCGGAATGCAAGCCGCTCTTGATTTAGCAGAAAGCGGCTTTAAAGTCCATATAGTTCAAAAAGACTCCTGCATTGGAGGCACAATGGCCATGCTTGATAAAACCTTTCCTACGGGAGACTGTGCAATGTGCATGATTTCCCCGAAAATGGTTGAAGTAGGCCGTCACTTAAATATTGTTCTGCATACCCTTTCTGAAGTGACTTCAATAAAAGGAGATGCCGGCGATTTTTCGGTTAAAATAAAACAGCAGGCAAGGTATGTTGATGCTGAAAAATGCACTGGATGCGGCCTTTGTGATAAAAAATGTCCTAAACTTGTTTCAAGCGAATTTGAACAAGGTCTTGCTAATCGAAAAGCCATATATTCAGTTCTTCCGCAAGCTGTTCCTAACACAAGAGTAATTGACAGTCAAAATTGCCTTTTTTTCCAAAGGGGACGATGTAAAGCTTGCGAAAAATTGTGTCCTTCAAAAGCTATAAATTTTAATGATTCTGAAAAAAAATTTGAACTAAAAGTCGGGTCTATTATTCTTAGTCCTGGTCTTTCAAGGTATAACCCTATTTTAAAACAGGAATTGGGATTTGGCCGTTTTAAAAATGTTGTGTCATCTGTTCAATTTGAAAGAATACTTTCAGCATCTGGTCCTTTTATGGGCAAAATCATAAGACCTACTGACGAAAGACATCCTAAAAAAATCGCATGGATTCAATGCGTAGGTTCAAGAGACTTTCATAAAGCTAATCCATGGTGTTCATCAGTGTGCTGTATGTATGCTACAAAGCAGGCAGTCATTGCAAAAGAACATGATAAAAATATTAATCCTACAATATTTTATATGGAAATGAGAGCTTTCGGAAAGGATTTTGATAAATACGTTGACAGGGCTAAAAATGAATATGGTGTTTTATACAAAAGAGCTATGATTTCAAGTGTTCATGAAGAAGCGGGCACAAATAACCTTATTTTGAGGTATTCCAATGAAGAAGGAAAACTTCTTGACGAATCATTTGATATGGTTGTTCTTTCCATAGGATTTGAGCCACACAAGGATGCTTTAGATTTTGCAGAGACTTTCAAAATTGAGCCGAATGAATACAGATTCGCAAAAACAAGCGGATTAGCTCCTGTTCAAACATCCCAAAACGGAATTTTTGTTACAGGAATATACCAAGGTCCAAAAGACATACCTGAAACAGTTATGCAAGGAAGTGCTGTTGCTGGAAGCGTGATGGCCATTCTTAGCGAAGTAAGAGGCACGGAAATTTCCGAAAAAATTGTTCCTCAAGAAAAAGATGTAACGGACGAGGATGCAAGAATAGGGGTTTTTGTTTGCCACTGTGGAATCAACATATCTCAAACCGTTGATGTTCATAAAGTTGTAAATGAAATTAAAGACCTTCCGAATGTAATTCACGCTGAAAATATGATGTATGCATGTGCTCAAGATGGTCAAGATAAAATCAAATCATTAATAGAAGAAAAAAAGCTAAACAGAGTTGTTGTTGCTTCCTGCACTCCAAGAACTCATCAGCCTTTATTTCAAGAAACCATAAGAGAAGCCGGGCTTAATAAATATTTATTTGAACTTGCTGATATTCGAGAACAATGCTCATGGTGTCACATGGGGCAAAATGAAGTTGCAACAAAAAAAGCATCAGACATTGTGAAAATGAATATTTCAAAAGCAAGGTTGCTTAGTCCAATAAAAACAGAGTCAGTAAATGTTACTCCATCCGCTCTTGTCATTGGAGGCGGAATTTCTGGTATAATTTCAAGTTTAAATTTAAGTGATCAAGGCTTTATTGTTCATATAGTTGAAAAGGAAAAATCGCTTGGAGGTCTTGTAAATAAGCTCTTTAGAACCCTTGATAAAAGTGACATTCAAAATTTTGTAAAACAAAAGATTGCAGAAATTGAACAATCCCCAAGAATAACTGTTCATCTTGGAACAGAAGTTGACAAAACCGAAGGATTTGTAGGCAATTTTAAAACAATTCTTACGGATAAAACTACTTTTGAACATGGAGCAATAATAATAGCTAGCGGAGGAACAGAATATATCCCAACTGAATTTAATTTTGGACAAAATGACCGTATAATAACTCAAAGGGAATTAGAAAAAAGACTTGAACAAAGCCATCCTTCGTCTGGAAATGAATTATACGCCATGATTCAGTGCGTAGGTTCAAGGGAAGAGCCGAATAACTATTGTTCAAGAATATGCTGCCAAGATGCTATAAAAAATGCAATTGCAATTAGAGAAAAATTTCCTAAATCAAAAGTAGTTATATTTTATAGAGACATTAGAACTTACGGCCTTAGAGAAGATTATTATCGTAAAGCAAGGGAGCTTGGAGTTATTTTTATCAGATATGAAAAAGATAAAAAGCCAGAAATAAAACTTTCAGGAAATAAAATAGGAATAGTTAGCCATGACTATATATTAAACCGACCTGTTGAGTTTAAAGCTGATTATCTTGTTCTTTCAACTGGATTAAGACCTCATCCTTATGCTCCGAAACTAAGCAAAATGTATAAAATCACTCTTAATCCTGATGGATTTTTTCTTGAAGCCCATGTTAAGTTAAGACCAGTTGATTTTCCAAGTGAAGGAATATTTGTAGCTGGCCTTGCCCATGCTCCAAAAAATTTAGATGAAACTATTAGTCAAGCCCTTGCCGCCGCTGGTCGAGCTGGAGTTTTACTATCCCATACAAAATTAGGTGTTTCTGGAATTATTTCAAAACATAATCGTGATATATGTATGTCATGCCTTTCATGCATTAGACATTGTCCTTTTGGAGCGCCATATATTGATGAAGATGGTAAAATAAGCCATAACGAAGTTAAATGCACAGGCTGCGGTATATGTGCGGGTATTTGCCCTGCAAAAGCTTTTCAAGTAAACAGTTTTAGGGACGATCAAATTTTATCCATGATTGATACCCTTGCTGAAAACATCTGCTAA
- a CDS encoding hydrogenase iron-sulfur subunit: MSEHTDTTNQNSDWTPNILAMACHYCAFAAADLAGVMRLSYPSNVKIIRLPCTGKLDQIYVLRAFEKGIDGVFVAG, from the coding sequence ATGTCTGAACATACAGATACAACAAATCAAAATTCTGACTGGACACCAAATATTTTGGCAATGGCATGTCATTATTGCGCCTTTGCTGCCGCTGATTTAGCCGGTGTTATGCGGTTATCATATCCAAGTAATGTAAAAATCATACGGCTTCCTTGCACAGGAAAGCTCGACCAGATTTATGTTCTGAGAGCCTTTGAAAAAGGCATAGATGGGGTATTTGTGGCTGGGTGA
- a CDS encoding hydrogenase iron-sulfur subunit, with the protein MEGNTNAKKRVNHLKKLISSVNLEPERVEMYNLSAAMGQRWAEICIEFSDKIKSIGPSPIWKALKNK; encoded by the coding sequence CTGGAAGGAAATACAAACGCAAAAAAAAGAGTAAATCATCTTAAAAAACTTATATCCAGTGTTAATTTAGAACCTGAGCGCGTTGAGATGTATAATCTTTCAGCAGCAATGGGACAAAGATGGGCGGAAATATGTATAGAATTTAGTGATAAAATAAAAAGCATAGGGCCTTCACCTATATGGAAGGCCCTAAAAAATAAATAA
- a CDS encoding methylenetetrahydrofolate reductase C-terminal domain-containing protein: protein MIVGRQKSLEEIWDTIKKHKKILVFGCNTCVAVCHQGGNKEAEIIASLLRMKATQEGVQIEIQNSGIERQCEHEFFESAVEKINWADAVLSTACGIGVQFMAEKYLTLPVYPGLNTSFMGAVEKHGVFTEKCQGCGNCVLGITGGICPVSRCAKRILNGPCGGSTKGKCEISKDLDCAWNLIIERLKALNTLDDYDKLIPIKDWSSDRAGGPRKYINEDV, encoded by the coding sequence ATGATTGTTGGTAGGCAAAAATCTTTAGAAGAAATATGGGATACCATAAAAAAACATAAAAAAATTTTGGTATTTGGCTGCAATACTTGCGTTGCAGTATGTCACCAAGGCGGCAATAAAGAAGCCGAAATTATAGCTTCACTGCTCCGTATGAAAGCTACCCAGGAAGGAGTTCAAATTGAAATTCAAAATAGCGGCATTGAAAGACAATGTGAGCATGAATTTTTTGAATCCGCCGTTGAAAAAATAAATTGGGCTGATGCCGTCCTTAGCACTGCTTGCGGCATTGGAGTTCAATTTATGGCTGAAAAATATCTAACTTTACCAGTTTATCCAGGCTTGAATACTTCTTTTATGGGAGCTGTTGAAAAGCACGGTGTATTTACTGAAAAATGTCAAGGCTGTGGAAACTGTGTTCTTGGCATAACTGGAGGAATCTGCCCTGTAAGCAGATGTGCTAAACGAATATTAAACGGACCATGCGGTGGTTCAACAAAAGGCAAATGCGAAATAAGCAAAGACTTAGATTGTGCATGGAACCTTATTATTGAAAGATTAAAGGCTTTAAATACATTAGACGATTATGACAAACTTATTCCAATAAAAGACTGGTCATCAGATAGAGCTGGTGGACCAAGAAAATATATAAACGAGGATGTCTAA
- a CDS encoding methylenetetrahydrofolate reductase, with protein sequence MKTNSKLEKILSSGQIAVTSECGPPRGSDPEVIIKKANMIKDYVDAINVTDNQTSVTRLCSLASCIRLKMLGLEPILQMVTRDKNRIALQSDILGGASFDINNILCLSGDHQSFGDCAQGQNVYDLDSMQLLQTVRKMRDESKFLNGDEIKRPPKMFIGAAANPFADPFEIRVRRLAKKIAAGAEFIQTQCIYNLDKFELWMKMLRDKGLHEKVYILAGVTPLKSAGMAKYMKNRVPGMDVPDEVVKRMSGVPKEKQAEEGVNICVESIERLKKVEGVKGFHVMAIEWEEMVPEIVKRAGLYPRPSFN encoded by the coding sequence ATGAAGACTAACAGTAAATTAGAAAAAATTTTATCGTCCGGCCAAATCGCCGTTACATCTGAATGTGGTCCCCCAAGGGGAAGTGATCCTGAAGTCATTATAAAAAAAGCAAACATGATTAAAGATTATGTTGACGCTATCAATGTTACTGACAATCAAACCTCTGTAACAAGATTATGCAGCCTTGCTTCATGCATAAGGCTGAAAATGCTGGGGCTTGAGCCGATCCTTCAAATGGTTACAAGGGACAAAAATAGAATTGCCCTACAAAGTGACATACTTGGAGGAGCTTCCTTCGACATTAACAATATCCTTTGTCTTTCAGGAGATCATCAATCCTTTGGAGATTGCGCTCAAGGACAAAATGTTTATGACCTTGATTCAATGCAGCTTCTTCAAACGGTCAGAAAAATGAGAGATGAAAGCAAGTTTTTGAATGGAGATGAAATTAAAAGACCCCCTAAAATGTTTATTGGAGCTGCAGCTAATCCATTTGCCGACCCATTTGAAATAAGGGTAAGAAGGCTTGCAAAAAAAATTGCAGCAGGTGCCGAATTTATACAGACCCAATGTATTTACAACCTTGATAAATTCGAATTATGGATGAAAATGTTAAGAGACAAAGGGCTTCACGAAAAAGTTTATATTTTAGCTGGAGTAACTCCTTTAAAATCAGCTGGCATGGCAAAATATATGAAAAATAGAGTGCCGGGTATGGATGTTCCTGACGAAGTTGTTAAAAGAATGTCAGGCGTTCCAAAAGAAAAACAAGCAGAAGAAGGCGTAAATATCTGTGTTGAATCTATTGAAAGATTAAAAAAAGTAGAAGGAGTGAAAGGCTTTCATGTCATGGCTATTGAATGGGAAGAAATGGTTCCTGAAATTGTAAAACGGGCTGGACTTTATCCAAGACCATCATTTAATTAG
- a CDS encoding Coenzyme F420 hydrogenase/dehydrogenase, beta subunit C-terminal domain — protein sequence MKTFLNLIEEVQNKGLCHHCGGCVTFCTSINYGALEMGKDGSPVLAYKEKCIECGLCYSVCPEINELEDETKKMVRWIQPYGNVLETNIARAIDTEIKNKATDGGVVTALLKRLFERGHIDGAIVTKQKGHFNREPWLASSIDEIIQAAGFSFETSYGMHQFGEDYSTFAPSVQEFRPMLQKGLRRVALVGTPCQIKAVRKMEVLRIVPSDSIKYCLGLFCSGNFSFNEEQRKKLEDIGNFKWSDVKKVNIKEALLIHLINEEIRTIDLDKLDFMKRYACRYCSDYSAEYADVSFGGIGANEGWTTVISRTPLGRAIFADAKGNTIETFINKDEPNFLGTVLNKVLKASDKKRKISEKYRTNM from the coding sequence ATGAAAACTTTTTTAAACTTAATTGAAGAAGTCCAAAATAAAGGCTTATGTCACCATTGTGGAGGATGTGTAACTTTTTGCACATCCATAAACTATGGAGCTTTAGAAATGGGCAAAGATGGAAGTCCTGTATTAGCATATAAAGAAAAATGCATAGAATGTGGTCTTTGTTATTCTGTCTGCCCTGAAATAAATGAACTTGAAGACGAAACAAAAAAAATGGTGCGATGGATTCAGCCTTATGGAAATGTTTTGGAAACTAATATTGCCAGAGCAATTGATACTGAAATTAAAAATAAAGCTACAGACGGAGGGGTTGTAACTGCGCTTTTAAAAAGGCTATTTGAAAGAGGTCATATTGATGGCGCTATTGTAACAAAACAAAAAGGGCATTTTAATAGAGAACCATGGCTCGCATCTTCCATTGATGAAATAATTCAAGCGGCTGGGTTTTCTTTTGAAACTTCGTACGGAATGCATCAGTTTGGAGAAGATTACTCGACATTTGCACCATCTGTTCAAGAATTTAGGCCTATGCTGCAAAAAGGATTAAGAAGAGTAGCATTAGTCGGAACTCCTTGCCAAATAAAAGCCGTAAGAAAAATGGAAGTTTTACGAATAGTTCCTTCTGATTCAATAAAATACTGTCTTGGGCTTTTTTGTTCAGGAAATTTTTCATTTAATGAAGAACAACGAAAAAAACTTGAAGATATTGGCAATTTTAAATGGAGCGACGTAAAAAAAGTTAATATTAAAGAAGCTCTTTTGATTCATCTTATAAATGAAGAAATCAGGACGATTGATTTAGATAAATTAGATTTTATGAAAAGATACGCTTGCAGATATTGTTCTGATTATTCGGCAGAATATGCGGATGTATCCTTCGGAGGAATAGGGGCGAACGAAGGTTGGACTACAGTTATTTCAAGAACCCCACTTGGAAGGGCTATATTTGCTGATGCTAAAGGAAATACAATTGAAACATTTATCAACAAAGATGAGCCCAACTTTTTAGGGACAGTCTTAAATAAAGTCTTGAAGGCTTCTGATAAAAAACGAAAAATATCAGAAAAATATCGAACCAATATGTAA
- a CDS encoding spermidine/putrescine ABC transporter substrate-binding protein — protein sequence MRIKKAKNTLLASNPYIKTLQIQIMVIIIISLIPLNSIAADKPVLRILNWSEDYIEIDPSVDKDKPISERSPTLQKFSQKYGCNIQYDEYDTEDEMLKKLLNLPHYYDVLITTSDTIDKLRSADKLSLITSDLVPNKKNILPKYASIPNDQKGDFFIPYLIGTTGIVYRQDLVGHQIQSWKDYFEPSESMKEKIACLNTQYVIFFAMQFLGINVHTQDREEIKRASKLFFNLRKKGYLSTITNDIEKIQEMLSAGDLAMAICYSGESLAMVKNDSKKRIQYVVPQEGAEYFMDCMTVLNDAPQKQLAFEFLNFFHDPEIQAANAISLNYATANFKALEIIKTLDPDYFSNTSINIPPAISNRLEIFSDASDEMRNLWQKITEYK from the coding sequence ATGAGAATTAAAAAAGCAAAAAATACTCTTTTAGCTTCAAACCCGTATATTAAAACTTTGCAAATTCAAATCATGGTTATAATCATTATTTCTCTTATACCTCTCAATTCAATTGCTGCTGATAAACCTGTTTTGCGTATTTTGAACTGGTCAGAAGATTATATTGAAATTGATCCATCCGTTGACAAGGATAAGCCAATCAGTGAGCGTTCCCCAACATTACAAAAATTTAGCCAGAAATATGGTTGCAATATTCAATATGATGAATATGATACAGAAGATGAAATGCTAAAAAAATTGCTAAATCTGCCTCACTATTACGATGTGCTTATTACAACATCAGATACAATAGATAAACTACGCTCAGCCGATAAATTAAGCCTTATTACAAGTGATCTTGTGCCAAATAAAAAGAATATTCTACCCAAATACGCCAGCATCCCTAATGATCAAAAAGGGGATTTTTTTATACCGTATTTAATTGGAACTACTGGTATTGTTTACCGGCAAGACCTTGTAGGACATCAAATTCAAAGCTGGAAGGATTATTTTGAGCCTTCAGAGTCAATGAAGGAAAAAATTGCATGCTTAAATACTCAATATGTTATATTTTTTGCAATGCAATTTTTAGGAATTAATGTCCATACTCAAGATAGGGAAGAGATTAAAAGGGCAAGCAAATTATTCTTCAATTTAAGAAAGAAAGGTTATTTATCAACTATAACAAACGATATAGAAAAAATTCAAGAAATGCTTTCCGCAGGGGATTTGGCAATGGCTATTTGCTATTCAGGAGAATCGCTCGCAATGGTAAAAAATGACTCTAAAAAAAGAATTCAATATGTTGTTCCACAAGAAGGAGCGGAATATTTTATGGATTGTATGACCGTTTTAAATGATGCCCCACAAAAACAACTTGCTTTTGAGTTTCTCAATTTTTTTCACGATCCTGAAATTCAAGCAGCCAATGCGATTTCCCTCAATTATGCTACTGCAAATTTTAAGGCGTTAGAAATTATAAAAACATTGGATCCTGATTATTTCTCTAATACAAGTATCAATATTCCTCCAGCTATAAGTAATCGGCTGGAAATATTTAGTGATGCGTCAGATGAAATGAGAAACTTATGGCAGAAAATTACTGAATACAAATAA